The following proteins come from a genomic window of Malus domestica chromosome 02, GDT2T_hap1:
- the LOC103403989 gene encoding uncharacterized protein isoform X2 — protein MDKRLRSSLQTSADEFLSSAAKQTLKSSKPSLKTLIHGVKPSSDLSSSLPLSLSHSISQAIQSFKNLLEPNQNPKPKPNSPRSPPTKRPRRSSRRSKTRPEPDSDDPDPNPERERKCLLSELQVLAFIAQLCISHPQNAFSPLDLLTGVQALHDNLIILESDSVLVSEIAGLCEQWWKEELPSRESLISQSLPFLLSRSLTLQKKADVHRVYALREAFTCFDFEDESIEDLKLLLIRCVISPLYLKAEEGKKFLAFMFGLSLQLLKEVLAMIRSQVPFGRKSMLEAYGDVLFRAWKVADGESRSEIENGFLQGLIEGAIHASSGAFAASIRRVLGGFINQRTTAGVEKLLFQLSEPVIFRSLQVANSNVRQNALHLLLDLFPLEDPDSTKEVKDSLLDKQFFLLERLLTDDCPDVRVVAVEGSCRVLHLFWEIIPLSTITKLITKIVDDMSHDVCHEVRLSTLNGIIYLFGNPQCHQILNVLLPRLGHLMLDNVLSVRAAMADLLLVIRDIPNFQFHKVVKLDVLLSDLANDQPQVAQKITQLLMPSYFPSKVSVEAACNRCATLVKRSPMAGARFCEFAVSQGSSLKSLMELVRVLITLVLLPSNLDEDQIEGLLLAAANLCNTLASESVFKNALKEFFDGEKLKCLFAAASTRSAQSSVFNIVSTVSPDDLAGLLDECMNLVTNCSGLSKDAKRQAEVRSAHKLLLSCDGVDGMLEALTAFLQKAAYRCHVKFGNEIPNLSVFSAKRKKSKSSSKISARWRNVGGKKPTNFENDYSVAVGMAWQIRDLLASDNTRNSILGSQVLESLFQSLNVISEVSIVQCMHCEYMDTSPVLAYTALALHMSLQNASSTTTDCGTKSKDRTDSTRSSSEQTKLEHALDHLVNCAEKLFRADDAGGSGKISPQPKHSSKKSSNRREKRQRESHTDASSPSDSGCDYTEPKKLSNKVKMLTAVLRFVVDAATIGSVHQIQERCLKFTSGYIRYVVSKLEQQSREPFQFEEEDLKDMVLCLKSSFTYAAKLLNLALKDVTEASPALTEASDLANDLLDLIISIELYLGSNYVAHLVTGVKSWLPDLILALGSGHIVEQIKGEVMEITTADRIRLHFPSWLLILAKTELSEISEARPEDGDSEPDEFPSFKKLLNMIVTLLKGNISIRNVFGVIFLISAIVGMQKKNFGLVLGLVRFACRKVFREDEREWGNMMLASLQELYPQIEREIEEDIEEDRRENLRNAKELLEPIWMYHMYETGKVSMED, from the exons ATGGATAAGCGGCTCCGCTCATCCCTTCAGACCTCCGCCGACGAATTCCTGAGCTCCGCCGCAAAGCAAACCCTAAAATCCTCAAAGCCCTCTCTCAAAACCCTAATCCACGGCGTCAAGCCTTCCTCCGACCTCtcctcctctctccctctctctctgtcccACTCCATTTCCCAAGCTATACAATCCTTCAAGAACCTTCTGGAGcccaaccaaaaccctaaacctaaacctaacTCCCCGCGCTCTCCTCCCACCAAACGGCCCCGGAGGTCTTCTAGGCGGTCCAAGACCCGACCAGAACCTGATTCAGACGACCCAGACCCTAACCCGGAGCGAGAGAGGAAATGCCTTCTTTCGGAACTTCAAGTTTTAGCATTTATCGCGCAATTGTGCATTTCGCATCCCCAGAACGCATTCTCGCCGTTGGATTTGTTGACCGGAGTTCAGGCGCTGCACGACAATCTGATTATTTTGGAGTCGGACTCGGTGCTGGTTTCGGAGATCGCGGGTTTGTGCGAGCAATGGTGGAAGGAGGAGTTGCCGAGTCGAGAATCACTGATTTCTCAGTCGCTCCCTTTCTTGCTCTCGAGATCTTTGACTCTGCAAAAGAAGGCAGATGTTCACAGAGTCTATGCGCTCCGGGAGGCCTTTACTTGCTTTGATTTCGAAGACGAGAGCATTGAGGACTTGAAGCTCTTGTTAATTCGGTGTGTGATTTCGCCGCTGTATCTGAAAGCAGAGGAGGGGAAGAAGTTCCTTGCATTTATGTTCGGGTTGAGTTTGCAGCTGTTGAAGGAAGTTTTGGCAATGATTCGATCTCAGGTTCCGTTTGGTCGAAAGTCAATGCTGGAGGCCTACGGGGACGTcctgtttcgggcttggaaagTGGCGGATGGCGAATCGAGAAGTGAGATCGAGAATGGGTTTTTGCAGGGTTTGATTGAGGGTGCAATACATGCCAGTTCTGGAGCTTTTGCTGCTTCGATTAGAAGGGTTTTGGGAGGGTTTATAAACCAGAGGACCACTGCTGGTGTTGAGAAGCTTCTTTTCCAGCTGTCTGAACCTGTGATATTTCGCTCGCTGCAG GTTGCGAATTCTAATGTTCGTCAAAATGCGCTGCATTTGCTGCTGGACTTGTTTCCTCTTGAAGATCCCGATTccacaaaagaagtgaaagattcCTTGCTTGATAAGCAGTTCTTTTTATTGGAGAGATTACTCACCGATGATTGTCCAGACGTGAGAGTGGTTGCGGTGGAAGGGTCTTGTCGAGTGCTTCATCTATTTTGGGAAATCATCCCTTTGAGTACAATCACAAAGCTAATTACCAAAATTGTTGATGATATGTCGCACGATGTATGTCATGAGGTTAGACTTTCCACACTGAATGGAATTATCTACTTGTTTGGAAATCCACAATGCCATCAAATTCTCAACGTTCTTCTGCCCAGACTGGGTCATTTGATGCTGGACAATGTCCTATCAGTAAGAGCTGCAATGGCAGATCTCCTCCTTGTTATAAGGGATATTCCAAATTTCCAGTTCCATAAG GTGGTGAAATTAGATGTATTATTGTCGGACCttgcaaatgatcaacctcaaGTTGCTCAGAAAATTACACAACTGCTTATGCCATCATACTTTCCTTCAAAAGTGTCCGTTGAAGCAGCATGTAATCGTTGTGCTACGCTCGTTAAAAGGTCTCCAATGGCTGGAGCCAGGTTTTGTGAATTTGCTGTGTCCCAAGGGTCATCTCTCAAGTCTCTGATGGAACTTGTTCGAGTATTGATTACTTTGGTCTTGCTGCCTAGTAATCTAGATGAAGATCAAATTGAAGGTTTACTTCTTGCTGCTGCCAACCTTTGCAATACCCTAGCAAGCGAGTCAGTTTTCAAGAATGCTCTTAAGGAGTTCTTCGATGGTGAAAAGTTGAAGTGCTTGTTTGCTGCTGCATCTACTCGGTCTGCTCAGTCTTCTGTATTCAACATTGTCTCAACTGTCTCTCCAGATGATCTAGCTGGACTTCTTGACGAATGCATGAACCTGGTCACTAATTGTAGTGGTTTATCCAAAGATGCCAAGAGGCAAGCTGAAGTGAGGTCTGCTCACAAATTGTTGCTGTCATGTGATGGGGTTGATGGTATGCTTGAAGCTCTAACAGCATTCCTGCAGAAAGCTGCCTATCGTTGCCATGTCAAATTTGGCAATGAAATACCAAATCTGAGTGTTTTCTctgcaaaaagaaagaaatcaaaGTCCTCTAGCAAAATTTCAGCTCGATGGAGAAATGTTGGCGGGAAAAAACCAACCAATTTTGAGAACGATTATTCAGTGGCAGTAGGAATGGCCTGGCAAATTAGAGATTTACTTGCATCTGACAACACTCGGAATTCTATATTGGGGTCTCAAGTTCTAGAGTCGTTATTTCAATCCTTAAATGTCATTTCGGAGGTCAGCATTGTGCAGTGCATGCATTGTGAATATATGGACACATCTCCTGTCTTGGCATATACAGCTCTTGCTCTGCATATGTCTCTTCAAAATGCCAGTTCGACTACAACAGATTGCGGTACAAAAAGTAAAGATAGGACTGATTCCACAAGATCTAGTTCTGAG cAGACTAAGTTGGAACATGCATTGGATCACCTAGTTAACTGTGCAGAGAAGCTATTTCGGGCAGATGATGCTGGAGGGTCcggaaaaatttctccacaaCCTAAGCATTCTAGCAAGAAGTCTTCCAACCGTCGTGAGAAAAGACAGAGAGAATCGCATACTGATGCCTCAAGTCCAAGTGATAGTG GATGCGACTATACAGAACCAAAGAAGTTATCAAACAAGGTGAAGATGCTAACTGCAGTCTTAAGGTTCGTGGTTGATGCCGCTACAATAGGTTCTGTTCATCAAATTCAGGAAAGGTGCTTAAAGTTCACATCAGGTTACATAAGATATGTCGTATCTAAGTTGGAGCAACAATCTCGTGAGCCTtttcaatttgaggaggaggatTTGAAGGATATGGTTCTCTGTTTGAAGAGCTCCTTCACATATGCAGCCAAGTTACTGAATCTAGCTCTTAAAGATGTTACTGAAGCTTCACCAGCACTCACTGAAGCGTCTGATCTTGCCAACGATCTGCTTGATTTAATCATCTCGATTGAGTTGTACTTGGGTTCTAACTATGTTGCTCATTTGGTGACTGGAGTAAAGTCTTGGCTTCCTGACTTGATTCTAGCTTTAGGATCTGGGCACATTGTAGAACAGATTAAGGGAGAAGTGATGGAAATAACTACAGCTGACCGCATCAGACTCCACTTTCCATCATGGCTTCTGATTTTAGCTAAAACTGAGCTCTCTGAAATAAGTGAAGCTAGGCCAGAAGATGGAGATTCCGAACCAGATGAGTTTCCTTCTTTTAAGAAACTTCTTAACATGATTGTTACATTGTTGAAAGGAAATATCAGCataaggaatgtgtttggggtGATTTTCTTGATTAGCGCGATTGTTGGGATGCAAAAGAAGAATTTCGGATTGGTTTTGGGACTCGTACGCTTTGCATGCCGGAAGGTATTCAGGGAAGACGAGAGAGAGTGGGGCAATATGATGTTGGCTTCTCTTCAAGAGCTTTACCCTCAGAttgagagagaaatagaagAAGACATTGAAGAAGACAGAAGGGAAAATCTGCGAAATGCAAAGGAATTGCTTGAACCAATTTGGATGTATCATATGTATGAAACTGGGAAGGTTTCTATGGAGGACTAA
- the LOC103403989 gene encoding uncharacterized protein isoform X1 — MDKRLRSSLQTSADEFLSSAAKQTLKSSKPSLKTLIHGVKPSSDLSSSLPLSLSHSISQAIQSFKNLLEPNQNPKPKPNSPRSPPTKRPRRSSRRSKTRPEPDSDDPDPNPERERKCLLSELQVLAFIAQLCISHPQNAFSPLDLLTGVQALHDNLIILESDSVLVSEIAGLCEQWWKEELPSRESLISQSLPFLLSRSLTLQKKADVHRVYALREAFTCFDFEDESIEDLKLLLIRCVISPLYLKAEEGKKFLAFMFGLSLQLLKEVLAMIRSQVPFGRKSMLEAYGDVLFRAWKVADGESRSEIENGFLQGLIEGAIHASSGAFAASIRRVLGGFINQRTTAGVEKLLFQLSEPVIFRSLQVANSNVRQNALHLLLDLFPLEDPDSTKEVKDSLLDKQFFLLERLLTDDCPDVRVVAVEGSCRVLHLFWEIIPLSTITKLITKIVDDMSHDVCHEVRLSTLNGIIYLFGNPQCHQILNVLLPRLGHLMLDNVLSVRAAMADLLLVIRDIPNFQFHKVVKLDVLLSDLANDQPQVAQKITQLLMPSYFPSKVSVEAACNRCATLVKRSPMAGARFCEFAVSQGSSLKSLMELVRVLITLVLLPSNLDEDQIEGLLLAAANLCNTLASESVFKNALKEFFDGEKLKCLFAAASTRSAQSSVFNIVSTVSPDDLAGLLDECMNLVTNCSGLSKDAKRQAEVRSAHKLLLSCDGVDGMLEALTAFLQKAAYRCHVKFGNEIPNLSVFSAKRKKSKSSSKISARWRNVGGKKPTNFENDYSVAVGMAWQIRDLLASDNTRNSILGSQVLESLFQSLNVISEVSIVQCMHCEYMDTSPVLAYTALALHMSLQNASSTTTDCGTKSKDRTDSTRSSSETKLEHALDHLVNCAEKLFRADDAGGSGKISPQPKHSSKKSSNRREKRQRESHTDASSPSDSGCDYTEPKKLSNKVKMLTAVLRFVVDAATIGSVHQIQERCLKFTSGYIRYVVSKLEQQSREPFQFEEEDLKDMVLCLKSSFTYAAKLLNLALKDVTEASPALTEASDLANDLLDLIISIELYLGSNYVAHLVTGVKSWLPDLILALGSGHIVEQIKGEVMEITTADRIRLHFPSWLLILAKTELSEISEARPEDGDSEPDEFPSFKKLLNMIVTLLKGNISIRNVFGVIFLISAIVGMQKKNFGLVLGLVRFACRKVFREDEREWGNMMLASLQELYPQIEREIEEDIEEDRRENLRNAKELLEPIWMYHMYETGKVSMED, encoded by the exons ATGGATAAGCGGCTCCGCTCATCCCTTCAGACCTCCGCCGACGAATTCCTGAGCTCCGCCGCAAAGCAAACCCTAAAATCCTCAAAGCCCTCTCTCAAAACCCTAATCCACGGCGTCAAGCCTTCCTCCGACCTCtcctcctctctccctctctctctgtcccACTCCATTTCCCAAGCTATACAATCCTTCAAGAACCTTCTGGAGcccaaccaaaaccctaaacctaaacctaacTCCCCGCGCTCTCCTCCCACCAAACGGCCCCGGAGGTCTTCTAGGCGGTCCAAGACCCGACCAGAACCTGATTCAGACGACCCAGACCCTAACCCGGAGCGAGAGAGGAAATGCCTTCTTTCGGAACTTCAAGTTTTAGCATTTATCGCGCAATTGTGCATTTCGCATCCCCAGAACGCATTCTCGCCGTTGGATTTGTTGACCGGAGTTCAGGCGCTGCACGACAATCTGATTATTTTGGAGTCGGACTCGGTGCTGGTTTCGGAGATCGCGGGTTTGTGCGAGCAATGGTGGAAGGAGGAGTTGCCGAGTCGAGAATCACTGATTTCTCAGTCGCTCCCTTTCTTGCTCTCGAGATCTTTGACTCTGCAAAAGAAGGCAGATGTTCACAGAGTCTATGCGCTCCGGGAGGCCTTTACTTGCTTTGATTTCGAAGACGAGAGCATTGAGGACTTGAAGCTCTTGTTAATTCGGTGTGTGATTTCGCCGCTGTATCTGAAAGCAGAGGAGGGGAAGAAGTTCCTTGCATTTATGTTCGGGTTGAGTTTGCAGCTGTTGAAGGAAGTTTTGGCAATGATTCGATCTCAGGTTCCGTTTGGTCGAAAGTCAATGCTGGAGGCCTACGGGGACGTcctgtttcgggcttggaaagTGGCGGATGGCGAATCGAGAAGTGAGATCGAGAATGGGTTTTTGCAGGGTTTGATTGAGGGTGCAATACATGCCAGTTCTGGAGCTTTTGCTGCTTCGATTAGAAGGGTTTTGGGAGGGTTTATAAACCAGAGGACCACTGCTGGTGTTGAGAAGCTTCTTTTCCAGCTGTCTGAACCTGTGATATTTCGCTCGCTGCAG GTTGCGAATTCTAATGTTCGTCAAAATGCGCTGCATTTGCTGCTGGACTTGTTTCCTCTTGAAGATCCCGATTccacaaaagaagtgaaagattcCTTGCTTGATAAGCAGTTCTTTTTATTGGAGAGATTACTCACCGATGATTGTCCAGACGTGAGAGTGGTTGCGGTGGAAGGGTCTTGTCGAGTGCTTCATCTATTTTGGGAAATCATCCCTTTGAGTACAATCACAAAGCTAATTACCAAAATTGTTGATGATATGTCGCACGATGTATGTCATGAGGTTAGACTTTCCACACTGAATGGAATTATCTACTTGTTTGGAAATCCACAATGCCATCAAATTCTCAACGTTCTTCTGCCCAGACTGGGTCATTTGATGCTGGACAATGTCCTATCAGTAAGAGCTGCAATGGCAGATCTCCTCCTTGTTATAAGGGATATTCCAAATTTCCAGTTCCATAAG GTGGTGAAATTAGATGTATTATTGTCGGACCttgcaaatgatcaacctcaaGTTGCTCAGAAAATTACACAACTGCTTATGCCATCATACTTTCCTTCAAAAGTGTCCGTTGAAGCAGCATGTAATCGTTGTGCTACGCTCGTTAAAAGGTCTCCAATGGCTGGAGCCAGGTTTTGTGAATTTGCTGTGTCCCAAGGGTCATCTCTCAAGTCTCTGATGGAACTTGTTCGAGTATTGATTACTTTGGTCTTGCTGCCTAGTAATCTAGATGAAGATCAAATTGAAGGTTTACTTCTTGCTGCTGCCAACCTTTGCAATACCCTAGCAAGCGAGTCAGTTTTCAAGAATGCTCTTAAGGAGTTCTTCGATGGTGAAAAGTTGAAGTGCTTGTTTGCTGCTGCATCTACTCGGTCTGCTCAGTCTTCTGTATTCAACATTGTCTCAACTGTCTCTCCAGATGATCTAGCTGGACTTCTTGACGAATGCATGAACCTGGTCACTAATTGTAGTGGTTTATCCAAAGATGCCAAGAGGCAAGCTGAAGTGAGGTCTGCTCACAAATTGTTGCTGTCATGTGATGGGGTTGATGGTATGCTTGAAGCTCTAACAGCATTCCTGCAGAAAGCTGCCTATCGTTGCCATGTCAAATTTGGCAATGAAATACCAAATCTGAGTGTTTTCTctgcaaaaagaaagaaatcaaaGTCCTCTAGCAAAATTTCAGCTCGATGGAGAAATGTTGGCGGGAAAAAACCAACCAATTTTGAGAACGATTATTCAGTGGCAGTAGGAATGGCCTGGCAAATTAGAGATTTACTTGCATCTGACAACACTCGGAATTCTATATTGGGGTCTCAAGTTCTAGAGTCGTTATTTCAATCCTTAAATGTCATTTCGGAGGTCAGCATTGTGCAGTGCATGCATTGTGAATATATGGACACATCTCCTGTCTTGGCATATACAGCTCTTGCTCTGCATATGTCTCTTCAAAATGCCAGTTCGACTACAACAGATTGCGGTACAAAAAGTAAAGATAGGACTGATTCCACAAGATCTAGTTCTGAG ACTAAGTTGGAACATGCATTGGATCACCTAGTTAACTGTGCAGAGAAGCTATTTCGGGCAGATGATGCTGGAGGGTCcggaaaaatttctccacaaCCTAAGCATTCTAGCAAGAAGTCTTCCAACCGTCGTGAGAAAAGACAGAGAGAATCGCATACTGATGCCTCAAGTCCAAGTGATAGTG GATGCGACTATACAGAACCAAAGAAGTTATCAAACAAGGTGAAGATGCTAACTGCAGTCTTAAGGTTCGTGGTTGATGCCGCTACAATAGGTTCTGTTCATCAAATTCAGGAAAGGTGCTTAAAGTTCACATCAGGTTACATAAGATATGTCGTATCTAAGTTGGAGCAACAATCTCGTGAGCCTtttcaatttgaggaggaggatTTGAAGGATATGGTTCTCTGTTTGAAGAGCTCCTTCACATATGCAGCCAAGTTACTGAATCTAGCTCTTAAAGATGTTACTGAAGCTTCACCAGCACTCACTGAAGCGTCTGATCTTGCCAACGATCTGCTTGATTTAATCATCTCGATTGAGTTGTACTTGGGTTCTAACTATGTTGCTCATTTGGTGACTGGAGTAAAGTCTTGGCTTCCTGACTTGATTCTAGCTTTAGGATCTGGGCACATTGTAGAACAGATTAAGGGAGAAGTGATGGAAATAACTACAGCTGACCGCATCAGACTCCACTTTCCATCATGGCTTCTGATTTTAGCTAAAACTGAGCTCTCTGAAATAAGTGAAGCTAGGCCAGAAGATGGAGATTCCGAACCAGATGAGTTTCCTTCTTTTAAGAAACTTCTTAACATGATTGTTACATTGTTGAAAGGAAATATCAGCataaggaatgtgtttggggtGATTTTCTTGATTAGCGCGATTGTTGGGATGCAAAAGAAGAATTTCGGATTGGTTTTGGGACTCGTACGCTTTGCATGCCGGAAGGTATTCAGGGAAGACGAGAGAGAGTGGGGCAATATGATGTTGGCTTCTCTTCAAGAGCTTTACCCTCAGAttgagagagaaatagaagAAGACATTGAAGAAGACAGAAGGGAAAATCTGCGAAATGCAAAGGAATTGCTTGAACCAATTTGGATGTATCATATGTATGAAACTGGGAAGGTTTCTATGGAGGACTAA